One segment of Paenibacillus sp. FSL R7-0337 DNA contains the following:
- a CDS encoding PRD domain-containing protein, whose translation MIIEKIFNNNAIIAKDSGKDELVVMGRGIGFKKSPGDPVDVSLIEKTFVLKRNDASEKFKALMADAPAEYVALSYDIIEYAKQTLKARLSDYIYVTLTDHLTHALRLHEQGIRNDNPLLWEIQRCYPREYAIGHHAMGMIEQYTRIRLPEDEAGNIALHLINAQMNSSGNKIADLTRQTQQIDDILNIVKYSYNNEIDERTVSYERFITHLRYFFQRSRNQESEESVDDFLLKQVKMKYRKAHHCVLKIEKYLDLKLLDEEILYLTIHIQRVTQRQTE comes from the coding sequence TTGATTATCGAGAAGATTTTCAATAACAATGCCATTATTGCCAAGGATTCAGGTAAGGATGAATTGGTTGTTATGGGACGCGGCATCGGCTTCAAGAAGAGCCCGGGTGATCCAGTGGATGTCTCTCTGATCGAGAAGACATTTGTGCTGAAGCGAAATGACGCGTCCGAGAAATTCAAGGCCTTAATGGCGGACGCTCCCGCCGAATATGTGGCCTTAAGCTATGACATTATCGAGTATGCCAAGCAGACGCTGAAGGCCCGGCTGAGCGATTATATCTATGTGACCTTGACGGATCATTTGACTCATGCCCTAAGGCTTCATGAGCAGGGTATCCGCAATGACAATCCGCTTCTCTGGGAGATTCAGCGCTGTTATCCGAGGGAGTACGCGATCGGGCATCATGCCATGGGGATGATTGAGCAGTATACCCGTATCCGATTGCCGGAGGATGAGGCAGGCAATATTGCACTCCACCTGATTAATGCGCAAATGAACAGCTCGGGCAACAAGATTGCGGATCTTACCAGGCAGACCCAGCAGATTGATGACATCCTCAATATTGTTAAATATTCCTATAACAACGAAATTGATGAGCGTACCGTCAGCTACGAACGGTTCATCACCCATCTGCGGTATTTCTTCCAGCGCTCACGCAACCAGGAGTCTGAGGAGTCCGTGGACGATTTTCTGCTCAAGCAGGTGAAGATGAAATACAGGAAGGCCCATCACTGTGTGCTCAAAATTGAGAAGTATCTGGACCTGAAGCTCCTGGATGAAGAAATCCTGTATCTAACGATTCACATTCAGCGGGTAACGCAAAGACAAACTGAATAA
- a CDS encoding DMT family transporter yields the protein MKYLISVLVGAMSYGILSTIVVLAYGQGYKLGEVVGTQLLTGCILAWLLALYTKLRANRKERSTADVAAPAKAVPTRLTWKHRMLLMMAGAPTVVTGLLYYQSLRYIPASLAIILLFQFTWISVLIQAVSKRQRPDKITVLTLILLFGGTLLAAGILNQGAAEFNLLGLVLGLLSAVSYSMFIIFSGKAVPSAHPAYRSAWMVTGGLLLLCILFPPYFLFNGLLWGQLLLFGFLLGLFGAFIPPLLFAIGVPHIGGGMAGILGAVELPVAVLMSSFVLEEHVSLLQWTGVVLVLLGVVLPELYKLRWGNGNAQAVSSSSV from the coding sequence ATGAAATATTTAATCTCCGTACTTGTAGGCGCTATGAGCTACGGCATTTTATCAACGATTGTTGTATTGGCTTACGGGCAGGGTTACAAGCTGGGAGAGGTGGTCGGCACCCAGCTCTTAACCGGCTGTATTCTAGCTTGGCTGCTTGCGTTATATACCAAGCTCAGAGCGAACCGCAAAGAGCGCAGCACAGCAGACGTTGCGGCGCCCGCCAAGGCCGTTCCCACCCGGCTGACCTGGAAGCATAGAATGCTCTTGATGATGGCTGGAGCGCCAACCGTGGTTACAGGTCTGCTGTACTACCAGTCGCTCCGGTATATTCCGGCTTCGCTGGCGATTATCCTGCTGTTCCAGTTCACCTGGATCAGTGTGCTGATTCAGGCGGTAAGCAAACGTCAACGCCCTGACAAAATCACGGTGCTGACGCTGATCCTGCTGTTCGGCGGCACCCTGCTGGCCGCAGGTATTCTGAATCAGGGAGCTGCCGAGTTTAACCTGCTGGGGTTGGTGCTCGGGTTGCTATCGGCAGTAAGCTATTCGATGTTCATTATCTTCAGCGGCAAAGCCGTTCCTTCGGCTCATCCGGCCTACAGGAGTGCCTGGATGGTCACTGGCGGTCTGCTGCTGCTGTGCATTCTGTTCCCGCCGTACTTCCTGTTTAACGGGTTACTGTGGGGTCAACTGCTGCTGTTCGGCTTCCTGCTGGGCTTGTTCGGCGCCTTCATCCCGCCGCTGCTGTTCGCCATCGGGGTTCCGCATATCGGCGGCGGCATGGCCGGTATTCTGGGCGCCGTAGAACTGCCCGTTGCCGTCTTAATGTCTTCGTTCGTATTGGAAGAGCATGTAAGTCTTCTGCAATGGACCGGAGTGGTGCTGGTGCTGCTGGGTGTGGTATTGCCGGAGCTGTATAAGCTGCGGTGGGGAAATGGAAATGCCCAGGCCGTGAGTTCCTCATCGGTCTGA